A region from the Pseudomonadota bacterium genome encodes:
- the sfsA gene encoding DNA/RNA nuclease SfsA, translating to MEFGFTPVHGTLVRRYKRFFAEVRLSDSTSVIAHCPNTGRMQGCADPGLPVVLSRASNPDRKLAYTLELVYARECWLNVNTLRPNALVHEAIEQQRIDAFKGWRVARREAVWGSSRFDLLLHRCDGDLESASSMCYVEVKNVTLFDGDVALFPDAVTARGTRHLDALVNVAASGARAVQLYVVNDPRCRVMRPADAIDPAYGAALRRAVSSGVDVVACAWATRVEGMDVAGEIAVELTPRPSS from the coding sequence ATGGAATTCGGGTTCACGCCGGTCCACGGCACGCTCGTGCGTCGCTACAAGCGGTTCTTTGCGGAGGTGCGCTTGAGCGATTCCACCAGTGTCATCGCGCACTGTCCGAACACCGGGCGCATGCAGGGGTGCGCTGATCCGGGCCTTCCGGTCGTGTTGTCGCGCGCGTCGAATCCGGACCGCAAGCTGGCCTACACCCTCGAGCTCGTCTATGCCCGCGAGTGCTGGCTCAACGTCAACACGTTGCGTCCGAATGCGCTCGTGCACGAGGCCATCGAGCAGCAGCGCATCGATGCGTTCAAGGGCTGGCGCGTAGCCCGCCGAGAGGCGGTCTGGGGTAGCAGCCGCTTCGATCTGCTGCTGCATCGCTGCGACGGCGATCTTGAATCAGCATCTTCGATGTGCTACGTCGAGGTCAAGAACGTCACGCTCTTCGATGGCGACGTGGCGCTCTTCCCGGACGCCGTGACCGCACGTGGAACCCGCCATCTCGACGCGCTTGTGAACGTTGCGGCAAGCGGCGCGCGCGCCGTTCAGCTCTATGTGGTGAATGATCCGCGCTGTCGGGTGATGCGTCCAGCCGACGCCATCGACCCGGCATACGGGGCAGCCCTTCGGCGGGCGGTCAGCAGCGGCGTTGATGTGGTGGCGTGCGCCTGGGCGACGCGCGTCGAGGGCATGGATGTGGCGGGAGAGATCGCCGTCGAGCTCACCCCACGGCCCTCTTCGTGA
- a CDS encoding patatin, giving the protein MSRRRSPTVGLVMAAGGARAAYQAGVLSRIGELPAVRDRPCPFRVIEGISAGAVNAAAIVDGAENLTAASRRLADLWSGLSMSDVVRTDLPCLAGNAMRWLFDLAFGGLVGAGHARSLLDPAPLRQLLARRLDFARIHRQVRERRVHALALTATDYTSGRTFIFVEGGHEVALWRGARRRAVSTQITLDHVLASAAIPLVFPPVRLTLPDGPSWFGDGCLRMPAPAGPAIRLGADRLLAIGLRHHPQVGESTDAPLTAGPCAQQEPPPLSQILGVSLSALFVDQLDADTEHLERINRNVQRDVLVARDGDDDLRRVDALFITPSVDLSAIAKTHFHHIPPQIRYLLGGLGVRTNANADLLSHLMFEAAYTRELVAAGRRDADARIDEIEALLTGVR; this is encoded by the coding sequence ATGAGTCGCCGCCGTTCGCCCACCGTGGGACTCGTGATGGCCGCAGGCGGCGCGCGCGCCGCCTACCAGGCCGGGGTGCTCAGCCGGATCGGCGAGCTCCCGGCCGTGCGCGACAGGCCATGTCCCTTTCGCGTCATCGAAGGCATCTCGGCAGGCGCGGTGAATGCGGCCGCCATCGTCGACGGGGCCGAGAACCTCACCGCCGCGAGCAGACGACTCGCCGATCTCTGGAGCGGGCTGTCGATGTCAGACGTGGTGCGCACCGACCTGCCATGCCTTGCGGGCAACGCGATGCGCTGGCTCTTCGATCTCGCCTTCGGTGGCCTGGTGGGCGCTGGGCACGCCCGCAGCCTGCTCGATCCGGCGCCGCTGCGACAGCTGCTCGCGCGACGGCTCGACTTTGCGCGCATCCATCGACAGGTGCGAGAGCGACGCGTGCACGCCCTCGCACTCACCGCAACCGACTACACTTCCGGACGCACGTTCATCTTCGTCGAAGGGGGGCACGAAGTGGCTCTCTGGCGAGGGGCACGCAGGCGAGCGGTGTCGACGCAGATCACCCTCGATCACGTGCTCGCCTCCGCGGCCATCCCGCTGGTTTTCCCGCCCGTGCGCCTCACGCTTCCGGACGGGCCATCGTGGTTCGGGGACGGTTGCCTGCGCATGCCCGCGCCTGCCGGCCCTGCCATCCGGCTGGGGGCAGATCGCCTGCTGGCCATCGGCCTGAGGCACCATCCTCAGGTCGGAGAGAGCACCGACGCGCCGCTGACCGCCGGCCCCTGCGCGCAACAAGAGCCGCCGCCACTGTCACAGATCCTGGGGGTCTCGCTCTCCGCGCTCTTCGTCGACCAGCTCGACGCCGACACCGAACACCTCGAGCGCATCAATCGCAACGTGCAACGCGATGTGCTCGTCGCGCGCGACGGTGACGACGACCTGCGTCGGGTCGACGCCCTCTTCATCACCCCATCGGTCGACCTCTCCGCCATCGCCAAGACCCACTTCCACCACATCCCGCCCCAGATCCGATATCTTCTGGGCGGGCTGGGCGTGCGCACCAACGCAAACGCCGACCTGCTGAGCCATCTGATGTTCGAGGCCGCGTACACCCGTGAGCTGGTCGCGGCAGGGCGACGTGACGCAGACGCCCGCATCGACGAGATCGAGGCGCTGCTGACAGGCGTGCGATGA
- a CDS encoding 1-acyl-sn-glycerol-3-phosphate acyltransferase: MLIPRDLPFPLRARAFQAATRIIATVLRTAITHYFEVRAAGLGNLPQRGPAIVAGNHPSLLDGLLLYLLSPVRLRFMAHRELFRHPCIGWLMRGLGFINAGNRSQALRDAEQALRAGEVMVVFPEGAAYDRGRMEQLYPGVGVLAIRTAATIVPLGIAGAAEAFPLGAWVPRPAAIALRIGRPVCYATAPLAPGAHVPERELTAALIDLRRRIVALREEATRELDIPRPIKLMRRLEIIACGLVLIPLVVGLTVTAHELQPPRP; this comes from the coding sequence ATGCTCATACCGCGCGACCTTCCCTTCCCCTTGCGCGCCCGTGCGTTTCAGGCCGCAACACGCATCATCGCGACCGTTCTCCGCACAGCCATCACGCACTACTTCGAGGTGCGTGCCGCGGGTCTGGGCAACCTGCCGCAGCGCGGACCCGCCATCGTTGCAGGCAACCACCCGAGCCTGCTCGACGGTCTCCTGCTCTACCTGCTCTCCCCCGTTCGCCTGCGATTCATGGCACATCGCGAGCTGTTCCGGCACCCCTGCATCGGCTGGCTCATGCGAGGTCTCGGCTTCATCAACGCCGGGAACCGCAGCCAGGCGCTGCGCGACGCGGAACAGGCATTGCGGGCGGGAGAGGTCATGGTCGTGTTCCCAGAGGGCGCGGCCTACGACCGCGGTCGCATGGAACAGCTGTACCCCGGGGTGGGTGTGCTCGCCATCCGCACGGCGGCCACCATAGTTCCGCTTGGAATCGCGGGCGCCGCGGAGGCGTTCCCCCTGGGCGCCTGGGTCCCTCGACCCGCCGCCATCGCCCTGCGCATAGGTCGCCCCGTCTGCTACGCCACCGCTCCCCTCGCGCCCGGCGCGCACGTTCCCGAAAGGGAGCTGACGGCCGCACTCATCGATCTGCGCCGACGCATCGTGGCGCTGCGCGAGGAGGCGACCCGCGAGCTCGACATCCCCAGACCGATCAAGCTGATGCGCCGCCTCGAGATCATCGCCTGCGGGCTGGTGCTCATCCCGCTCGTGGTGGGGCTCACCGTGACAGCGCATGAGCTGCAGCCCCCTCGTCCATGA
- a CDS encoding NAD-dependent succinate-semialdehyde dehydrogenase, with the protein MRTGLYIDGEWLDTEARVPVVDPATGDVLARVSAAGTGECDAAVDAAARAAGPWARTPGRARAETLRKAYELMVAEADALARLITLENGKVLSDARTEVIYAAEFFRWFSEEAVRIAGDYRHAPAGDKRIIVTRQPVGVSLLITPWNFPAAMATRKLGPALAAGCTTVLKPASETPLTALAVADILHRAGCPKGVVNCILPVPTGPSIARLLADPRVRNVSFTGSTEVGKGLLKACADRVLRTSMELGGNAPFVVLDDADVDAAVQGAMIAKMRNGGAACTAANRFYVARAAVEAFTAKLATAFEALVMGPGVGAGCQLGASVSVKERDKIASLVRLGIEHGGTVVTGGEVPQGPGAFYPATVMRVDSGNPLLTHEIFGPVAPIVTVESDEEAVALANDTAYGLISYVYGGDLRRTLRVAEALESGMVAVNRGVISDPAAPFGGVKESGLGREGGFDGIHEFLESKYIGVEI; encoded by the coding sequence ATGCGTACCGGCCTCTACATCGACGGAGAGTGGCTCGACACCGAGGCGCGTGTCCCGGTGGTCGACCCCGCCACGGGTGACGTGCTGGCTCGGGTCTCGGCGGCCGGTACTGGCGAATGCGACGCCGCCGTCGACGCCGCGGCGCGCGCCGCCGGACCTTGGGCGCGCACGCCGGGGCGAGCGCGCGCCGAGACCCTGCGAAAGGCCTACGAGCTCATGGTGGCAGAGGCTGATGCACTGGCCCGGCTCATCACGCTCGAGAACGGCAAGGTGCTGTCAGACGCCCGCACCGAGGTGATCTATGCAGCCGAGTTCTTTCGCTGGTTCTCCGAAGAGGCGGTGCGCATCGCGGGCGACTACCGGCATGCGCCCGCAGGCGACAAGCGCATCATCGTCACCCGTCAGCCCGTGGGCGTCTCACTGCTCATCACGCCGTGGAACTTCCCGGCCGCCATGGCCACCCGCAAGCTCGGACCGGCACTGGCTGCCGGCTGCACCACCGTGCTCAAGCCGGCCAGCGAGACGCCGCTCACGGCGCTCGCCGTGGCCGACATCCTGCACCGGGCAGGCTGCCCCAAGGGTGTGGTGAACTGCATCCTGCCCGTGCCCACCGGCCCCAGCATCGCCCGTCTGCTCGCCGACCCGCGCGTTCGCAATGTCTCGTTCACCGGGTCGACCGAGGTGGGCAAAGGCCTCCTGAAGGCGTGCGCCGACCGCGTGCTGCGCACGTCGATGGAGCTGGGAGGCAACGCGCCGTTCGTGGTTCTCGACGATGCTGACGTCGATGCCGCGGTGCAGGGGGCCATGATCGCGAAGATGCGCAACGGAGGCGCTGCCTGCACCGCCGCCAATCGCTTCTATGTGGCACGCGCTGCGGTCGAGGCCTTCACGGCGAAGCTCGCGACAGCGTTCGAGGCCCTCGTCATGGGGCCTGGCGTCGGTGCCGGCTGTCAGCTCGGGGCCAGCGTCTCGGTGAAGGAGCGCGACAAGATCGCTTCGCTGGTGAGACTGGGCATCGAGCACGGTGGCACGGTGGTCACGGGAGGCGAGGTTCCCCAAGGGCCGGGCGCCTTCTATCCCGCAACCGTGATGCGGGTCGACAGCGGCAACCCGCTGCTCACCCACGAGATCTTCGGGCCGGTCGCCCCCATCGTCACGGTCGAGAGCGATGAGGAGGCCGTCGCGCTGGCCAACGACACCGCCTACGGTCTCATCAGCTACGTCTACGGGGGCGACCTGCGCCGGACGCTGCGGGTGGCCGAGGCGCTCGAATCCGGGATGGTAGCCGTGAACCGCGGCGTCATCTCCGACCCTGCGGCTCCCTTCGGGGGGGTCAAGGAATCGGGGCTCGGACGCGAGGGCGGCTTCGATGGCATCCACGAGTTTCTCGAGAGCAAGTACATCGGCGTCGAGATCTGA
- a CDS encoding serine/threonine protein phosphatase codes for MSAPGFWARAGASALTCATFVFVYNGCNYLASLRPHVGSCYFWFERYWPFVPALIVPYWSLDLFFAAAPFFLGSRDELRQHVRRIITAIAIAGFFFLTFPLTMAWPRPEVTGPLGALFGALNNFHNFYNCAPSLHIALRTILWPVYVSPLRGAPRAAIGGWFALIGISTLLCWQHYLIDVITGQILGLFCLHLYPFDAPPRPEVDTARGINADLRLARRYGAVALVLLFVAVVGWPAGALLLWPVAALLIVAAAYAGGGPALLDKSHGTFPRSSLALLAPYRWLAELSFRWFERSLPASVSLHDGVSIGRRWSPSWRGDEMAAVLDLTAEYVEHEAWRARHYLNIPVLDLTSPSPDQLRDATEFIAQAPRPVYVHCSLGLGRSACVAAAWLLRSRQAATVDEALEKVARVQPHLRLARGTRGALENFAGTLEPGEAAKVAAASS; via the coding sequence GTGAGCGCGCCCGGCTTCTGGGCGAGGGCGGGGGCTTCGGCGCTCACCTGCGCCACCTTCGTCTTCGTCTACAACGGCTGCAACTACCTGGCCTCGCTGCGCCCCCACGTGGGCAGCTGCTACTTCTGGTTCGAGCGCTACTGGCCGTTCGTTCCGGCGCTCATCGTGCCGTACTGGTCGCTCGACCTGTTCTTCGCAGCTGCGCCGTTCTTTCTCGGCAGCCGTGACGAGCTGCGCCAGCACGTGCGCCGGATCATCACGGCCATCGCCATCGCGGGGTTCTTCTTCCTCACCTTCCCGCTCACGATGGCCTGGCCGCGACCCGAGGTCACGGGTCCGCTGGGGGCGCTGTTCGGCGCCCTGAACAACTTCCACAACTTCTACAACTGCGCGCCGTCGCTGCACATCGCGCTGCGCACGATCCTCTGGCCGGTCTACGTGAGCCCGCTGCGCGGCGCTCCTCGCGCCGCCATCGGCGGGTGGTTCGCGCTCATCGGCATCTCGACGCTGCTCTGCTGGCAGCACTATCTCATCGACGTGATCACGGGCCAGATACTGGGGCTCTTCTGTCTGCATCTGTACCCGTTCGATGCGCCGCCTCGCCCGGAGGTCGATACGGCCAGGGGCATCAATGCCGACCTGCGCCTCGCCCGTCGCTACGGCGCGGTGGCCCTGGTGCTGCTGTTCGTCGCGGTCGTGGGGTGGCCGGCCGGCGCGCTGCTGCTGTGGCCCGTGGCGGCGCTGCTCATCGTGGCGGCGGCCTACGCGGGGGGCGGGCCGGCGCTGCTCGACAAGAGCCACGGCACGTTTCCGCGCAGCTCGCTGGCCCTGCTCGCCCCCTATCGCTGGCTGGCCGAGCTCTCGTTCCGCTGGTTCGAGCGCAGCCTGCCCGCGTCGGTGTCGTTACACGATGGCGTGTCCATCGGGCGCCGCTGGAGCCCTTCGTGGCGAGGAGACGAGATGGCGGCGGTGCTCGACCTCACGGCCGAGTATGTTGAGCATGAGGCCTGGCGGGCTCGGCACTACCTGAACATTCCCGTTCTCGATCTCACGAGCCCCTCGCCCGACCAGCTGCGCGACGCTACCGAATTCATCGCGCAGGCGCCGCGACCGGTGTACGTGCACTGCTCGCTGGGACTGGGGCGCAGCGCATGCGTCGCGGCAGCCTGGCTGCTGCGCAGCCGACAGGCCGCCACCGTCGACGAGGCGCTCGAGAAGGTGGCGCGGGTGCAGCCCCACCTGCGCCTGGCGCGCGGTACGCGCGGTGCGCTCGAGAACTTCGCGGGCACCCTCGAGCCAGGCGAGGCCGCCAAGGTCGCCGCGGCGTCATCGTGA